DNA sequence from the Candidatus Methanomethylicota archaeon genome:
CAAATACTGGAACCTCATCAACCCTAAACCCTAAATCCCTAATAGCCTTCAAGAGGGCATAATAAGAGCTTCTATGTGGGCATCCTGCACACATAACTGGACTTCTAGGTGGAGGCTCAATTGGTAAAGCTTTAATTGAGGGGGTGGAAACCTTAAATCCAAAAACGTTGGCTATGGCATTCTCAACAATCTCAATGTTGAATTCCCCCTCCCTAGGCAAAACCCCATCAAACTTACCATGGAATTCCACATCCAAATTCATGGTTGTGGATAATGCTCTAACCCTCTCCTCAAGGATGGGTTCAAGCTCCTCAACAAATAAAACCCTCCTACAATGGGATAGGAATTTGGATAAATTCTCCATGGATATGGGGTTCACCAATCCAACTCTAAATATTGAACATGATTCAAATCCAAGCCTCCTCAAAGATTCCAAGACATACGTATAGCTAACCCCACTAGTTATGATCCCAAAATCCCCCCTCAAAATCATGATGTCAAATGGATATTTGGAAGCCAGATTGGGGATTTGAGACATACGCTTATTCAGCCATAAATGCCTATCAAGATTCCACCTCATGGAAGCCCTAACATACCTAGGCGGATCCTTCTTGAATAATGGTTTACGCTTGAGGAGCTTTAAATCTCCAAGCAAAACATCGGAAGACGTATGATTAACCCTAGTGGTGGTTCTAAGTATTACTGGGAGGTTAACCTCCTCAGACAATTCAAAACCCCAAACCACCATATCCTTAGCTTCCTGAGGTGTGGAAGGTTCAATTAGGGGTAGGTTTGATAGGAAAGCGTAGAACCTACTATCCTGCTCAGTCTGTGTTGTATGTGGACCTGGATCATCAGCCACTAAAATTATCATCCCACCATTAACCCCAGCATAGGCAGCTGATAAAAGGGCATCTGAAGCAACATTAATCCCAGGAGCCTTCATGGTCACCATAGACCTCAAACCAGCCGATGATGCTGAGAAGGCAGCTTCAAAAGCAACCTTCTCATTGGCAAACCATTCCACCAAGATTCCAAGCTTACTGGAAACTCTGGATAGGGACATTATAACCTCCGAAGATGGCGTTCCAGGATAACCGGATACAAATTGCACTCCACCCTCAATTGCTCCTCTAGCAATAGCCTCATTACCCATCATCAAAACTCTTGATCCAGATTCACCTAATAGGGGATCCAAAAAATCCACCTCCAAAACGTGTTATCGAGTAAGCTGCATAAGCAGCATCCTCCAATGTGAATGTACATGGAATACCTCTCCCCTCCAAATATTTAACACATTCCCTAACAATATCTCCATACATGAAGCATGGAATTATGGGCATACCCATATTCAAGTTATGGAAGTCACTTATAGCTTTAGCAACCTCCATGGGGTTAGTAAAGCTTGGCGGGACACATATGACTAAAGCTAAATCATACTCCCCTGAAATTGCAACTTCCCTCAAAACACCATAATACCAATCATAACCACCAGTGGCAGTTAAGTCTATTGGATTCCTCAATGAGCATATTTGTGGTAGGAAGCCTCTAAGCCTGGATTTCAAATTCTCAGAGGGTTCAGATACTATTAAGCCAAAAGATTCACATAGATCCGTGGCTACAACCCCAGGTCCACCTGAATTGGTAACTATTATGGTTCTAGGTCCCCGAGCCCTAAAACCTAAACCTAGAAATTTTGATGATGAAAATAAGCCACTGAGACTTGGAGCTTCAAGAATCCCAAACTGCCTGAATAGGGATGAGTAGATATGGTATGGTGAAGCTAAAGCCCCCGTATGGGATGCAGCAGCCCTACCACCACTAATAGATTTACCAGCCTTAAATGCCACTATAGGTTTAACCCCCCTAAACCTCCTACAAACATCAATGAATCTACGTCCATTACGTATAGCCTCAAGATATAAGGCTATAGATCCAGTTTCATCATCCCCAAGAAGATACTCCAAAACATCCACTTCACTCACATCACAAGAATTCCCACAACTAACAAATTTGCTGAAACCAACACCCCCCTCCCTAGCCAATGCAAATAGGATGCCCCCCACAGCCCCACTTTGAGATATTAGGGATACAGGTCCCCTTGGAACTCTGAACTCCATACATGCATGGAAATTTATTGATGTATTTATTATTCCAGCACTATTAGGCCCAATAACCCTAACACCATACTTACGTGCATGTGAAACCAACTCCTCCTCCAACCCCCTATTCCCAACCTCACTAAACCCTCCAGAGATAACCACAACACCCTTAACGCCAATAGAACCACACTCCCCAACAATTCCGGGGACAGTTTCAGCTGGAGTTACAATTACAGCTAAATCCGGAGTTGATGGTATACTCTTAACTGATGAATAAACCTTCAATCCAAGTATGCTCCCACCCTTAGGGTTAACTGGAAATATATCCCCGCCAAAACCTGCTTCAACAATACTCTTGACAAGCTCATACCCAACCTTACCTGGAACTGTCGATGCACCCACAATAGCCACAGAATTAGGATAGAAGAAGAAGTCCAAATTCAAATAGAATCACCTATCCACCATGAACTGATGGTATGAATATGAGCTCATCATCCTCACTTACAATGTAATCTAATCCGAGGATATCATATGAAACTTCATTGACCAGTAGGATTATGCTTGAACGAATCCTATCGGGTGAACCATTAAATATCTCATTGGAAGCTTTTCCCAATAGATCATAAATCATTGAGAGAACATCCCTAAGCCTCCTCCCCCCAACTCCACTCAGAGACATCAACCCATCATCAAAAATATTCTTCAAATGACCTAGAAATCTAACCTTCAACCCCCATCACCCCTCAAACACATACAAATATTCATCATACTTCCTATCAAGAATGCTACCAGGAGGATATATCCTTACAGCCCTACTTTTAATGTGATTCAAAAACATTAAGGATGCTTCCTCAAAGCTATCCATAAACAACACATTTAATGGCAAATTTATGCCCATAGGTCTAAATGGGAAAACATGTCTAGTGGATTTATGTGGGAAAACCTTACCTGAAACAGCCAATGAAATCACATCCCCCTTCGAAACGCCTGGAAGGGTTAAAACTGCAGAGCACTCCCCAGAATCAAGTTTAGAGATGGCGTCGGATTCAAGATCATAGTTTACAATGAACCCCCTTGATGAGAAATTAGCCTCCAAATCCTTAACCAACCATAGAGATTCAAAAACCCCACTTGTATGGAAAAGATAGAAGCCATCTCTGAAGATCAGCAATGGGTACTTTGAAACATAAATATCAATATAATCCCTGCCAAGGAATTCAGCATTGAAAGATTTCTCAACAAACTCCCTAAAACCACTACCTGAAATAACCCTCCACCACCTATAAACCCTAACACTATCACTCATGTAATCCACATAACAGACAGGAATCCACTTAAACCCAATAATCTTAGATGCTGCAAGCCTATGCATACCATCCAAAACAACATTGGAATTGGAATCCACAAGTATTGGATCCTTAAAAACGCCACTCCTCCTAATCTCCCCCACAAGCTTATCCAAAATCGATGGAATGATCTCTTCATGTGGATGAAGCTTATCCACGGGGGCTAAAGCCAACTCTTCACTGAAACCCATAAGGGATATCTGCAAAGACAATGCCATGAGCGATGTCACCAAATAATTCAATAAATAATATATTTGTTAGTTTATAAACCAATTTTACGGTTACAACAAATGGATTTAACCAGCATACCACTAAGAAAGATGATTCTGAAGGAGAAGTATGGGGAGAAGCTCCCAGAGAAATCCATCATGAAGGCATCATCAGATCATCATGCCAAGAGGAGACCTAGACCATGCGGATTAACTATACATCCAGCCATAGGATGTGTAAACCAATGCATATACTGCTATATACAGGACATGGGATACAACTTCAACAACATAACACCATACGGTCTAAGTGGAGCTGAAATGGTATACGCACTACTATCAAACCCATACTTCATGCCAACAATAAATGGTACATACATTGCCATAGGAAGTGTGACAGAGCCATTCCATGAAAAAGTAAGGAGTAAGACAATGGAATACATAAAAGCCTTCGAAGAACTTGGAAACCCAGTTCAATTCTCCACAAAGGAATATATAGATGAGGAATTAGCTAAGAAAATAGCGCAAATAAAGATACCCATAAGCCCCCTAATAACAATAGTTACATTGAAAAGTAAAAATGTGCTGGAGCCAAAAGCACCAGACATAGAGCTGAGAATTAAAACCATAAGGAATCTTAGAGCTGAAGGGTTAAAGCCAATGGTCTTCATTAGACCAATAATTCCAGGGATAACGGATAATGAAGCTGAAGAAATAATTGATGAAGCTAAAAGGGCTGGAGCCGTAGGCATAGTTGCAGGATCACTAAGACTGACTAGGAGCATAATGGAGAGGATGAGTAAATTGGGATTAAATGTAAAATTCATAAGGGAAGCCGTTGAGGGGGAGGGGGCTTGGAAAGCTAAAAGGAGGATAATGGAGATAGCTGAAGAGAGAGGGCTTAAAGCATTCCCATCATCATGTTGTGCAAACGCCTACGTATCTGGAACAACATGCATAAACCTCTGCAAAAACGCCATAAGAGAAGTGCCTAAAGCCAACGTTGAAGACGTTAGAAACCTAGTAAAGAATATAGTGGGGAAAAGGGTGAGGGATGTAATTTTCAACGACAATTCAATCAGAATACTCATGGAAGAGAAGCTCACAAGAAGGGAGAAGGATATACTAAAATACGATCTTAGAGTAATATTGCGGAGAATTGTAAGTATAGTTTAACCTCCACTAGACTCCGCTTCAGCTTCACCCTCCACTTCAGCAACTTCAGCCTCCTCAGCCTCTGAAGCACGCATATTAATCTTAACCAGATGGGTAATGTAGCCAGCAACCCTATTCCGTAAATGCTTAAATCTAAGGTCAGTCAACTCATCAACCAAACGCTTATTCTTCTCAAAATCTGTGGTGAAAAGATCTGGATACTTCTCCAACAATTTCGCAGCCAAATTCTTCACAACCTTCGTTCGCACCTTCCCCAAATAGACCCCTCTAAAGAGTAAAGAATAACGGAATATTATTTAAACATATCGAAGCCATTAAAAAGGTAAATCGTACTATAATGATGAAATTAAGAGAAAACAATTAATATTAGGAGAGCAAAAGTTTTTAATGGTGTTAAAATGCCTGAACTCCCACTAGCACCCATAGAAAGATTGGTTCGAAAAGCTGGAGCTTACAGAGTAAGTGTAGAGGCAGCTGAAGCCCTAAGAGAAATACTGGAGGACATGGCTATAGAGATATCGAAGGAAGCAATAGAGCTAGCTCAACATGCAAATAGGAAGACAGTGACTGGAGAAGACATAAAACTGGCAACCAAAAGATTACAGAAAAGCTTGAAGTACCCAGTATAAAACACAATAAACCCGAGATAAGCAAGTAATATAGAATTTAAGAACAGAAACCCATAAAACAACCCATTAGTTTTTATTTAACAAATTTTCAAGCCGGGGTAGCCTAGCGGTAAGGCGCAGGCCTCGAGATAAATACATTTAAAGAGGGCTGGAAAGCCTGTGTCCCTTCGGGGACTCGCGGGTTCAAATCCCGCCCCCGGCGCCAAACACAATAAATCCACAACAATGAAAATTATGATTACAATGTCATACCTGAAATCAGATACATAATAAATATCATATCAAGGTTAATTGTTTATAATTGTAGTAACATTATTGCCAAAATTGATGGAGGTGGATTCAATGGATATAGTTAGATTGGAGAATGTTTCGAAGGTTTATGTTGCCGGGAAGGTTAA
Encoded proteins:
- a CDS encoding radical SAM protein produces the protein MDLTSIPLRKMILKEKYGEKLPEKSIMKASSDHHAKRRPRPCGLTIHPAIGCVNQCIYCYIQDMGYNFNNITPYGLSGAEMVYALLSNPYFMPTINGTYIAIGSVTEPFHEKVRSKTMEYIKAFEELGNPVQFSTKEYIDEELAKKIAQIKIPISPLITIVTLKSKNVLEPKAPDIELRIKTIRNLRAEGLKPMVFIRPIIPGITDNEAEEIIDEAKRAGAVGIVAGSLRLTRSIMERMSKLGLNVKFIREAVEGEGAWKAKRRIMEIAEERGLKAFPSSCCANAYVSGTTCINLCKNAIREVPKANVEDVRNLVKNIVGKRVRDVIFNDNSIRILMEEKLTRREKDILKYDLRVILRRIVSIV
- a CDS encoding CoA-binding protein, yielding MNLDFFFYPNSVAIVGASTVPGKVGYELVKSIVEAGFGGDIFPVNPKGGSILGLKVYSSVKSIPSTPDLAVIVTPAETVPGIVGECGSIGVKGVVVISGGFSEVGNRGLEEELVSHARKYGVRVIGPNSAGIINTSINFHACMEFRVPRGPVSLISQSGAVGGILFALAREGGVGFSKFVSCGNSCDVSEVDVLEYLLGDDETGSIALYLEAIRNGRRFIDVCRRFRGVKPIVAFKAGKSISGGRAAASHTGALASPYHIYSSLFRQFGILEAPSLSGLFSSSKFLGLGFRARGPRTIIVTNSGGPGVVATDLCESFGLIVSEPSENLKSRLRGFLPQICSLRNPIDLTATGGYDWYYGVLREVAISGEYDLALVICVPPSFTNPMEVAKAISDFHNLNMGMPIIPCFMYGDIVRECVKYLEGRGIPCTFTLEDAAYAAYSITRFGGGFFGSPIR
- the iorA gene encoding indolepyruvate ferredoxin oxidoreductase subunit alpha, coding for MDPLLGESGSRVLMMGNEAIARGAIEGGVQFVSGYPGTPSSEVIMSLSRVSSKLGILVEWFANEKVAFEAAFSASSAGLRSMVTMKAPGINVASDALLSAAYAGVNGGMIILVADDPGPHTTQTEQDSRFYAFLSNLPLIEPSTPQEAKDMVVWGFELSEEVNLPVILRTTTRVNHTSSDVLLGDLKLLKRKPLFKKDPPRYVRASMRWNLDRHLWLNKRMSQIPNLASKYPFDIMILRGDFGIITSGVSYTYVLESLRRLGFESCSIFRVGLVNPISMENLSKFLSHCRRVLFVEELEPILEERVRALSTTMNLDVEFHGKFDGVLPREGEFNIEIVENAIANVFGFKVSTPSIKALPIEPPPRSPVMCAGCPHRSSYYALLKAIRDLGFRVDEVPVFGDIGCYALSLQKPLEAIWTEHCMGASISMALGLKLSGYDKPVVATIGDSTLFHAGLPALVDAVHFNANIVVMVLDNATTAMTGHQPHPGSSFRADGSPARSVDIVNVVRGVGVDKVEVVDPYDIPKTVDVLKRALLNRDGVYVVICRRACAILSRRMGEKFHVVKVNYDVCRKCKVCILTYGCSAMSWDPVKGPIIQSSCNGCGSCAYVCPFKAIEVY
- a CDS encoding histone family protein, translating into MPELPLAPIERLVRKAGAYRVSVEAAEALREILEDMAIEISKEAIELAQHANRKTVTGEDIKLATKRLQKSLKYPV
- a CDS encoding ParB N-terminal domain-containing protein — protein: MALSLQISLMGFSEELALAPVDKLHPHEEIIPSILDKLVGEIRRSGVFKDPILVDSNSNVVLDGMHRLAASKIIGFKWIPVCYVDYMSDSVRVYRWWRVISGSGFREFVEKSFNAEFLGRDYIDIYVSKYPLLIFRDGFYLFHTSGVFESLWLVKDLEANFSSRGFIVNYDLESDAISKLDSGECSAVLTLPGVSKGDVISLAVSGKVFPHKSTRHVFPFRPMGINLPLNVLFMDSFEEASLMFLNHIKSRAVRIYPPGSILDRKYDEYLYVFEG
- a CDS encoding 30S ribosomal protein S17e; this encodes MGKVRTKVVKNLAAKLLEKYPDLFTTDFEKNKRLVDELTDLRFKHLRNRVAGYITHLVKINMRASEAEEAEVAEVEGEAEAESSGG
- a CDS encoding MoaD/ThiS family protein; protein product: MKVRFLGHLKNIFDDGLMSLSGVGGRRLRDVLSMIYDLLGKASNEIFNGSPDRIRSSIILLVNEVSYDILGLDYIVSEDDELIFIPSVHGG